Genomic segment of Cryptococcus neoformans var. neoformans JEC21 chromosome 5 sequence:
GAGGGACATGATGTCCGCTTTGGCTGATTGGGATTTGTTAGAGATAGGTCCAGAGGCGGGCGGGGAGTTGGAAAGGGGCGGTGCAGAGGGAGTACGGAAGTCGAGGTCAAAGATATTGGAAGCTGAGGAAGGGGCGGGCTGAGCAGGGGCAGGTGCAGTAGCGATTGGTGCAGGTGCTCTAGAGCTGGCAGCAGGGACAGCCGCAGGTGCAGGAGCTGGGTCATCAGCAAAGAGATCAATGATAGGCGCTTGGACGGCAGATGTAGGCTTGGAAGGGGTGGCTTTGCTGGAAGCTATGCTCCTTGACAGCAAAGGGTGGGTCTTGGGTAAATGGGCGGGGACGGGGGGCGCcgcagaggaagaagtggaggaaggaatagGGGCAGGGGATTTTGTCTGATGGGGTGGGGGAGAGACGACACCCCCAGTGCTTTCATTCTCGAGAACACTGGGGTcgggtggaggaggtccGTCCATTGCCCAACGGCGAGTCTCGTATTTTGACCGAATGAAGGACTCAATTTTGCTAGAAAGATTAATCAAGGTGAGCTGGACTAGTTGGATAGAGAACTGCCTTCCCAATACGCACTGGTCAGATGGTATATGCCCCGCTTTGAGATGCCTCTCCCAATACATGTTGGCACGCTTATTTCCCCATTTTTGAATTGACTATATGTCCCATCACGCTCATTAGAGCCTGTTCAAGGCATATTTCGGACAACTTACCTCCATTTGCTCGGGCGTCCATATGTCGAGATCGATAGACTTCACTTTACTGATATGCGTCCCCATTGAACGATGAATACCGGAACACCGGATACAGAGGAAGACACCCAAATTCCATGATGCCCATCGTGTATCTGTAGATGGTGTTAGGAAGGTTGTCAGTAAtgcatccttctctcttccttaATGGATTTGCGCACCATTTCGCTTGCAATCGGCACAGTTCTTATTGCCAGGCTGCTTCACGAGCTCACGGAGGATCTTCGCGTGGCGCTCCGTCGTGGATTTGTCTGGGAGACTCCGTCAGTGTCTAGCCAAAACAGGCCATCTAGTTGCTCACCCTGTCTCGTCGACATTGTTTCGCTTTTGCGTATCGAATACAGAGATCAGTTAGTGCATGGATATATATCTATACGTCTGGTCGAATGCTTCTCGCCATCTTTAGCTGCTCACGCCTACTTATAATTCCTGAGACTTCCAAGGCGCGCCTTATTATTTCAAGTCGGTGGAATCCGAACttatttcctttttttatTTGTTTTTTTGTTGCTCCAATTTGAATATCTTCGTTCACGTCCGTCCAACGACATTCATCTTTATAGATCACAGGTCAAAATGCCGGAAATACCGAACTCGGACAGTACTCTCGGTAGGTCCCCCAAAAACTAAACCGTTCATAGCTAACCGTGGCCTCAGATGGTTTCGTCCAAGCCTTTGTGATGATCGTCGTTTCCGAGATTGGAGACAAGACTTTCCTTATCGCCGCCATTATGGCGACGAGGCATCCCCGAATGACCGTGTTCGCCGGAGCTTTCGCGAGCTTGGTGGTGATGAGCATGTTAAGTGCCGCTTTGGGACGTGTAATCTTAGGCTTAATACCTAAAGTACGCCTACAAATCTTTCTGTTGAACGTAAATCCCATGGGAAAGAGCTAAAATTATGCTCTTATAGCTTTGGACTCTCTGGGCTGCATCCGTCCTCTTTTTTGTATTCGGTGCCAAAATGCTTCAAGAAGCTTTCAGCATGGCATCTGGCTCATCCCACATCCAAGATGAAATGCGTGAggtcgaagaagaactggaagaagactCTGCCGTCCACGATTCTCACAATGCGCGAGGGACCACTATCCTGTTGGAATCCGTCGAAGCCGGTACTGGTACTCGAAGCCCTCGTGTATCGACTTCAAGGCTTGATCGAAGTGCTTCCCCTCGCCCTAGCAGATCAGGACCCTCAATCCACTTCCCGTTATCAGGAGGTAACAATGTCGGACCTTTGGAGAAGGGCAGGCATTGGACTATGGTgttgaaggaaaagattaGGACGACTTTGCAGATGACCACCAACCCTGTATTTGCGCAGGCATTTGTACTTACCTTCCTGGGTGAGTGGGGAGACCGAAGTCAGATTACCACTATCGCGATGGCTGGTGCTCATGTACGTGCTTGCATTTGCCTTGAATTCAGTATTGAAAAAGCTGATGAAATGCTCACAGAGTGTGGCCGTCATTGCTTTTGGGACAATCGTGGGTCACGGTGTATGTACTTGCGGTGCTGTCTTGGGTGGACGATATCTCTCCACAAAAATCTCCGTTAAACACAGTATGTGTCTATTCGCATTCCTACCCTCCTATTTTTGGAATGCTAATGTTTATCATAGTCTCACTCCTTGGTGCCGCggctttcatcatctttgcGTTCCTCTACGCCATCGAAGCTTACTACTACAATGGTGATCTCGAAGTCAATTGGTAACAGGATTTAACAGACGAAATGTATGGGCCGACGTTAGCTTTGGGATTCGTTTTGCTAATTAGATCGGTGGCTGCATCATGGGGCAGCTATGGTATTTAATGGGGCGTAAGTGGAGGATTATAGCTTTGAGCTTAGCATAGATACATCGATTCTTGTGTAAATTAGAGCATGACGACTTGTTCAATACATGCATGTCATAGATATTACTACTTCATCTACTGACCTGACAAATCTATACACGGGTTAATACATTTGTTTACGATTTTAGTGACCCGCTGATTTCCATCGAAAGGTCACAAGATCCGCGCGATGCCTTTCAAGATCTTGACGAACCTTAGGCGCCAACGGAGCTGTGGCAACGACGACAGTGTTGGGTTAAAGTCACTGAAAGGTACCAAGCCAAAGATAGTTCTTTGCGCAGCTTTGGCGCGTCCGGAGAGAAGTCCCGTCAACGTTTCGACGAGCTAAAAGCTATTTACACTGAAAAGTCCTTGTGCGGCACCTATTTTCCCGGCCTATTGTCTTTACTTGTACCGTCGTCCATATTGTTTGACGAAACTGATTGATTTTACCATGCGTACAACGCTTCTACAAGCGAGTCGTACTGGAATCCTCCATTGGCAGTATTGTTCCCATCCTCAGTGTTGGCGAATTCTGTGAAATCTAAAGCAAATTGTTGTTGCTCTTGTTGATCCTGCGGGTGGCTAGCCTGAAGTTGATTCTGCAATTCTTGGGGtgccatcatctcccaGGGAAGTGGGGCCTGAGAGAGCTGAGATCCAATAGCATCTGACTGCTGGCTTTTCTGGGATTGTCCCATTATTAATTGTAGGTAGTGATCCGCAAGTTGTTGGGCCGAAAGCGGCGGCAACGATGAAACAATTTGGTTGGCAGAAGGTCGCTGTGAAGAGGCGGAAGCCGCGATCACAGTGTCGCTCACTGTTCGCCTGGGTTCCTGGTTACGTTCGCTGGATATAGGCGAGACGGTTGCGCGAACGTTGATATTAACGAGCGTCTGATTACTATCATCAGTGTCACGAGCTGAAGTTTGGTTAGATGCCCTTCGCTGAGCACTCAATCCTTGTCGTCCAAACATTCTCTTTTTACTTGACCAGACACATGTTATTCCCTTGGATTTACACCTCTTGCAGGGAAGACTTTTGTGAGATCCTCCCTCTTGACACTGTTTGGGTGGAGGGGCAAGAATTAATATTAAAGGTTAGGTATGATCACGAGACAGCGACATACCTTGTGTCGAGCTTTGCGACAGCCCTCGCATGCCTGTAGGCGTCGCTTTCTGTTCTCTTCCGGCACACGATCTCTCGAGCCTAATCGCAAATCAGCTCTTGAGCGCATAGCCTCATTCGATAGCACTTGTGCTTACGTGTAGGCTCCCTTCCCTGCGATACCGGAAGCTCAGATGTAAAGGTATCGACTCGAAGATCTAGCAAGCTGGAGACGCCTTCCGGTGCGACGTCGAGTTGACTCGATGGCCCAGCCACAGTTGATGAGGGGATATGGTAAGGAGCTGGTTGCTTTGATACCCTAGCTGGGGAGGATGCAGTACGGTGGACGAATGGATGTGAGTTCAGCCTCTGTTGATGTGTCGTTGGAGTTTGGTGCACTGGGGATTGAGAGAGTGCCGGAGCATGAAAATCTTGAGTAATTGTAGTTGGGAGTTGCAGGTTATGAGGGACAAACAGTTGCGGCTGCTGCGGGGGAGGCGGAACCTGatttgaaggaagagaaagaagagggaaaaaagaagtaTCGGATATAGGCGCAAGTtgaagtggaggttgaCCACCACTGAGTCCGGTGGCTGAGGACGGTTGGCTTATGGACAACCCAACAGGCGTGAACTGAGTAGGCAGGTTATTCGTGACTGGAGGAAAACTACTGAGAGCCATATTAAATAgtccatcctccaccatGTCAATCCCGCTATTGTTCTTTGTTTGATCGGTAGCGTTTGAGGACGTCTCCTGTAGGACTTGCCTTGTCGCGAATAAATCAGCACACAAGCTCCTCGAAGTTGTATACTTACAACGGGTCCCATAAGGGTTGATATTGAGACCACATAGGGGATTCATCTTTCATTGAGCTGAGCAGCtcttggagaagataaGACCCATGGTCAAAGCgattgttgttgttatTCGACATGGCGCTAGAAAGAGGCACGAGTGTATCGCAAATTCAACACAAGGACACGAGTACGCAAGTCGCGCAAAAAGCCTACTCACCAATGTTTACAGTGGGGATATCAGATACGAAGTGTATAACAGGTAAAGATGCTGTAGAGTTGTAGTGGTACACTAATAATTCCAAGTAACACGGTAGTTTAGAGAACAATGAGAAAGGtaagaatgaagaagtggtGTCACGCACGCAGTTAGTCAGACATATATACTCTTCTCTAAAGTAGTCGAACGATCGTTTCATTGATAGTACAGGGAGCGGATAACGCACTGCAAGCTTCAGTGTATACGCTATTACAGCACTTAGTGGATAAGTGTATGGTATATCCCTCATtactcctcttcgtcttccgcCCAAATGCTATAACCGCCAGCCAGTACTGATCGTGCGTATATCCATTACCGCCCATTCCACATCATCCGGTTATTATTTACCAAAGATTAGGTGCGAATTGCCCAATATAACACAAATGATCTTATAGGCTTTAACTTCTTGTACAAAGTCTATAATACCCATCGCAGTAGCCGTTAAGTTGTTATCCGTCCCGTCCTGGAACCCACCAGCGATGATCGTTCTTTAttgttacgtaatataTGACCAAGAACATTATTAACCCCCCGTCATTGGTTTGGCAGTGACGCCAAAAACCCCATATGTCTAGGTTGCATTCTACTATGCCTCCAACTCAGTCTTGAGTTTGCGAGATCCAACCAAAAGCCGTTATTGGAGGGTGGGCTCCGTCGCTCCCAGTTGGGCGCTCGTCGTCGGACGGCTTCTACTTATTAGTGTCCCGATCTACTTTTGGagacctccaccttcatAAGTGATGACGTTGGCAATTTCTTCAGAAAAACAACGACTTGAAATAAAGTGTAAAAGCCGGCGCGACGAAACGAACCGACAATTGAGCAAGGACGGAACTTGACACTGTCTGACTGTGGTTTTCTTCTGGCCAATCTCCTCAGCTTCTATGTCATACGAAAGTCTCACGGACCTGCTTGGCGGCCATGACAAGCAACCACCCTCGGCCCGAACTTTAATAGACAGCCCTGAGGTGAGCGAGAGAGAGCTGGATGACGAACCTTCGTTGTCTGCACCTGtcaaagagaaagaggtcTGTTGATCGCGAGCAATGTTGCTGGTTAATTTCTTGCTGACATCAACACAGCTCGGCCCAGATACTCTCCCTATCAAGTTCACGTTTGCTCCCTCCGATACTCCTCTCGGTATAGCAGCTCCACACACCTTCATGCACGGCCTCTTCAAAGATGGCAACCTATACGGCCCGTATGTCTCAAACAAATTTGAGAGCTCTCTTCCCCGAATACTATCCCCCAATTCACCGGAATGGAATGATCCGCCAGCGTTTCCTCCCCGATCAGGGAATCCACGCATCAAAGGGTTACGAAAGTTGATGTTGGTTGACTGTTTGAGCCACGGCCGAGTTTGGGATGCTTTTCGAGCGAAAGTACAAGTGTATCAAACCAAACTTTTATTCTTTGAAGAATCAGTAATAGTCAAAACCACAGACCCGTCACGGTTTCCCGCAAAAGCCCCACTCCCGGGGGTCTTCACCGACAAGGAGGCAAggctttccatcttccaggAAAATATGATCTATACCGACTATCTCTACGATTTACAAGGAGAGGTAGTTCCGGGATCATATGGGCTTTGGGGAGGGAGGCTTGTGTTgggcgatgatgacgatgaagaggaagacgaggaaacAAGTTGTGAGGTGTGGGTAATGATTCTGGAGGATGTGGGCGAAGAAGTAGACGTTACAACTTTgtcggaagatgaaaagtgAGCTCTCATCCTTTGCTTTCCCAATTTTGCTAACATAATGTATAGACACGAAATAGTATCTCATTATCGTGAACTTCACAAAGCCGGGGTTCTCCATGGCGACCCCGATCCCCGTCACTGGCGTCGCCACCCTGCTGGCGGGTTCCGAATTATTGATTTTGACTCTGCAACCGTTTTGCCTCCGGGGAAAAAGGGTCGGGcgttgatggaagatgagcttGACCTTGTCAATAGCCATCTggtagaagaagatcgGACTTGGTATATCTAAGGCATTACAGGTCATTGCGCGTGTCAAGGATCAGTAAGCTATTTCCGTCTGTATTTCGAGGATCATGCTCATTGGATAGTTCAGTTTCCCTTCTGATCATCATGGACTTGACTCCTCAGACTTCATTATCGCATTAACCTATCTGTGGGATATGCAACATCATGGCATCATCGCTGTAAATATCACACTGTGGACCGTCGCGAAATAGAATCAGAATTGGATAAAGAGAAAGTCGTCTGTACAGTTCCAGATTATTGCCTTCACGTCAGCTGCAAGTATTCAATTTATCATGTTTCATGTATGTGAATATCATTGTCGAAATGGTCTTAATATCCGTCTCGTAAGGTCCTTTTCGGTTCCATATTTTTATCCGATGGTAGACTCGAGAAGGTAGCGGGATGTCGAGAAAGGTAGCGCCATGGGGTCCCATTTTTGTCTATCGACCTGCGCCCCCATGCGCATACATGATGAGTACGATCGTTTATCCAAAACTGGCGCCGGGGACCATGAAGAATGTGTCAGCTAGTTAAAGAAGAACAATCATGAATAAGGTCGAATCATTAGTGAAGATGGATAGTTGAGGACAACGAGTACGTGTACTGTACATGCACGTTGTACACATGTTTTACATATAAATACATGTGGAGCCAGATCATTTTCTATgcgaaggaggaagagatgcaTCGACGGTAGCACGCCACACGAATTTTAACTCCGAAAATTTCCGCATTGTCCGTTTAAAAAAACGGGGATAAAAGAGTGTCTCATAAAGAAACGAGGCCGAGGCGCGAAAAAGTAAGACACCCCCCACCACGCCGCAATTTTCATCAGCCTCCGCTCGATAGTGGATTACGTAATATTATAACAGGTGGAGGTCTTCCGCGACAAACCACTCGTCCTTGTCAACCACTGGCATGTCCTTTAGGTAAACTATTTGAACTTGCGAAGAAAGACGAGC
This window contains:
- a CDS encoding expressed protein — its product is MSYESLTDLLGGHDKQPPSARTLIDSPEVSERELDDEPSLSAPVKEKELGPDTLPIKFTFAPSDTPLGIAAPHTFMHGLFKDGNLYGPYVSNKFESSLPRILSPNSPEWNDPPAFPPRSGNPRIKGLRKLMLVDCLSHGRVWDAFRAKVQVYQTKLLFFEESVIVKTTDPSRFPAKAPLPGVFTDKEARLSIFQENMIYTDYLYDLQGEVVPGSYGLWGGRLVLGDDDDEEEDEETSCEVWVMILEDVGEEVDVTTLSEDEKHEIVSHYRELHKAGVLHGDPDPRHWRRHPAGGFRIIDFDSATVLPPGKKGRALMEDELDLVNSHLVEEDRTWYI
- a CDS encoding vacuole protein, putative, whose amino-acid sequence is MPEIPNSDSTLDGFVQAFVMIVVSEIGDKTFLIAAIMATRHPRMTVFAGAFASLVVMSMLSAALGRVILGLIPKLWTLWAASVLFFVFGAKMLQEAFSMASGSSHIQDEMREVEEELEEDSAVHDSHNARGTTILLESVEAGTGTRSPRVSTSRLDRSASPRPSRSGPSIHFPLSGGNNVGPLEKGRHWTMVLKEKIRTTLQMTTNPVFAQAFVLTFLGEWGDRSQITTIAMAGAHSVAVIAFGTIVGHGVCTCGAVLGGRYLSTKISVKHISLLGAAAFIIFAFLYAIEAYYYNGDLEVNW